One window from the genome of Anticarsia gemmatalis isolate Benzon Research Colony breed Stoneville strain chromosome 8, ilAntGemm2 primary, whole genome shotgun sequence encodes:
- the LOC142974955 gene encoding ecdysone oxidase-like, whose amino-acid sequence MTWTSYGATCSAPSAGYSASTFASAVQLLAAAQCFSEESLPDSSDQNFAAYDFIIVGAGASGCVLANRLSEIEHWNVLLIEAGGDPPVESSIPGYHFSLHNSDFNWRYKTVNDGRTNQGNQDGCIYWPRGKMVGGSTNINAMMYVQGNSEDYQRWFDAGNTEWTVEDVRRCFRKSENYQDQLLDQDPDIRNHYGHDGPLVINTFNSTERVRGNKLISAYDEIGIKKVKDINVANAFGAAIMTVTASNGERNSMSKAYLVPIKDRKNFSIMKNALVTKVLINDLNQAYGVLVEQNGVTVTIHANIEVILSAGALNTPQILMLSGIGPKEHLESKGIQTIVDLPMVGQNLIDHLLFPITVFSDELTENSEADDEFDNLKYFHNRSGPLAQNVVLDTFAFYATNEDAKYPEFEAYVLRKRKNSSGLKKEFVTLFRFTDHVADSIVELNQNHTLHLFLLSLLHPLSSGTITLSSNNPKDPPLINANYFADDNDLELMVSGIQKLLELLDTEYFKSIGGFLGRTRTPNCDELELGSREYWKCQCLDIVSTVFHPVKTCKMGQLESDSVVSSRLKVHGVENLRVVDGSVMPNHISGNTMAPCVMVAERAAELIKEDYNLY is encoded by the exons ATGACGTGGACAAG ttaCGGCGCAACCTGCTCTGCGCCTTCTGCTGGATATAGCGCTTCGACCTTCGCTTCTGCTGTGCAGTTGCTGGCTGCAGCACAATGTTTTTCGGAAGAGTCACTACCAGACTCCAGCGACCAAA atttcgCTGCATATGACTTCATAATAGTGGGTGCCGGTGCTTCAGGATGTGTGTTAGCTAATCGTCTTAGTGAAATAGAACACTGGAATGTTCTACTCATAGAGGCTGGGGGAGACCCACCTGTCGAATCTTCT atTCCAGGTTATCACTTCAGTTTACATAATAGTGATTTCAATTGGCGCTACAAAACCGTGAACGATGGAAGAACTAACCAAGGAAATCAAGATGGATGCATCTACTGGCCTCGAGGAAAAATGGTGGGAGGATCGACAAATATCAATGCAATGATGTATGTTCAAGGCAACAGCGAAGACTATCAGAGATGGTTCGACGCAGGCAACACTGAATGGACGGTGGAGGACGTACGCAGATGCTTTAGAAAATCTGAAAATTATCAAGATCAACTTTTAGATCAAGATCCTGATATTCGTAATCATTACGGTCATGACGGACCTCTTGTTATCAATACCTTCAATAGTACAGAAAGAGTACGTGGCAATAAACTAATATCGGCATACGATGAAATAGgcattaaaaaagttaaagacATAAATGTTGCTAACGCGTTTGGGGCTGCTATTATGACAGTGACTGCTTCAAACGGTGAAAGAAATAGCATGAGTAAGGCATATCTCGTGCCAATAAAGGATAGGAAGAATTTTAGCATTATGAAAAATGCCTTGGTAACCAAAGTTTTGATAAATGATTTAAACCAAGCCTACGGAGTCTTGGTGGAACAAAATGGAGTAACCGTAACAATACACGCAAACATAGAAGTAATTTTAAGTGCAGGAGCATTAAATACTCCGCAGATACTCATGTTATCTGGAATTGGGCCCAAAGAACATCTTGAATCGAAGGGTATTCAGACGATAGTGGATCTGCCTATGGTTGGCCAAAACCTAATAGATCATCTTCTTTTCCCGATCACTGTATTCTCTGACGAACTAACTGAAAACTCTGAAGCCGACGACGAATTCGACAACCTCAAATACTTTCATAATCGCTCCGGCCCCTTAGCACAAAACGTTGTTTTGGACACATTCGCTTTTTATGCCACTAACGAGGATGCGAAATATCCCGAGTTTGAAGCTTATGTTTTAAGAAAGAGAAAGAACAGTAGTGGCTTAAAAAAGGAGTTTGTCACTCTGTTTAGGTTCACAGATCACGTAGCAGACTCTATAGTAGAACTAAATCAAAATCACACACTCCATCTTTTCCTCCTCAGTTTATTACATCCGCTATCAAGTGGAACTATAACTTTAAGTTCCAATAACCCAAAGGATCCCCCACTCATTAATGCAAACTACTTCGCTGACGACAATGATTTGGAATTGATGGTATCAGGGATTCAAAAACTGCTTGAGCTTCTTGACACagagtattttaaatctattggAGGTTTTTTGGGAAGAACAAGGACCCCGAATTGTGACGAATTGGAGTTAGGTAGTCGAGAGTACTGGAAATGCCAATGTCTAGATATTGTAAGTACAGTGTTCCACCCAGTGAAGACGTGTAAGATGGGACAGCTTGAAAGTGACTCAGTAGTGAGCAGCCGGTTAAAAGTGCATGGAGTTGAAAATCTTCGCGTAGTGGACGGTAGTGTGATGCCAAATCATATAAGTGGTAACACAATGGCACCGTGCGTGATGGTTGCAGAAAGAGCTGCTGAACTTATAAAAGAAGATtacaatttgtattaa
- the LOC142974606 gene encoding ecdysone oxidase-like has translation MTWTSYGATCSAPSAGYSASTFASAVQLLAAAQCFSEESLPESSVQNFAAYDFIIVGAGASGCVLANRLSEIEHWNVLLIEAGGDPPVESSIPGYHFSLHNSDFNWRYKTVNDGRTNQGNQDGCIYWPRGKMVGGSTNINGMMYVQGNSEDYQRWYDAGNTEWTVEDVRRCFRKSENYQDQLLDQDPDIRNHYGHDGPLVINTFNSTERVRGNKLISAYDEIGIKKVKDINVANAFGAAIMTVTASNGERNSMSKAYLVPIKDRKNFSIMKNALVTKVLINDLNQAYGVLVEQNGVTVTIHANKEVILSAGALNTPQILMLSGIGPKEHLESKGIQTIVDLPMVGQNLIDHLLFPITVFSNEPTENSEADDEFDNLKYFHNRSGPLAQIVVSDTFAFYATNEDAKYPEFEAFVIRRRKNSTGLKKEFVTLFRFTDHVADSIVELNQNHTLHSFFLSLLHPLSSGTITLSSNNPKDPPLINANYFADDNDLELMVSGIQKLLELLDTEYFKSIGAFLGRTKTPNCDELELGSREYWKCQCLDIVSTMFHPVKTCKMGQLESDSVVSSRLKVHGVENLRVVDASVMPNHISGNTMAPCAMVAERAAELIKEDYNLY, from the exons ATGACGTGGACAAG ttaCGGCGCAACCTGCTCTGCGCCTTCTGCTGGATATAGCGCTTCGACCTTCGCTTCTGCTGTGCAGTTGCTGGCTGCAGCACAATGTTTTTCGGAAGAGTCACTACCAGAGTCCAGCGTCCAAA atttcgCTGCATATGACTTCATAATAGTGGGTGCCGGTGCTTCAGGATGTGTGTTAGCTAATCGTCTTAGTGAAATAGAACACTGGAATGTTCTACTCATAGAGGCTGGGGGAGACCCACCTGTCGAATCTTCT atTCCAGGTTATCACTTCAGTTTACATAATAGTGATTTCAATTGGCGCTACAAAACCGTGAACGATGGAAGAACTAACCAAGGAAATCAAGATGGATGCATCTACTGGCCTCGAGGAAAAATGGTGGGAGGATCGACAAATATCAATGGAATGATGTATGTTCAAGGCAACAGCGAAGACTATCAGAGATGGTACGACGCAGGCAACACTGAATGGACGGTGGAGGACGTACGCAGATGCTTTAGAAAATCTGAAAATTATCAAGATCAACTTTTAGATCAAGATCCTGATATTCGTAATCATTACGGTCATGACGGACCTCTTGTTATCAATACCTTCAATAGTACAGAAAGAGTACGTGGCAATAAACTAATATCGGCATACGATGAAATAGgcattaaaaaagttaaagacATAAATGTTGCTAACGCGTTTGGGGCTGCTATTATGACAGTGACTGCTTCAAACGGTGAAAGAAATAGCATGAGTAAGGCATATCTCGTGCCAATAAAGGATAGGAAGAATTTTAGCATTATGAAAAATGCCTTGGTAACCAAAGTTTTGATAAATGATTTAAACCAAGCCTACGGAGTCTTGGTGGAACAAAATGGAGTAACCGTAACAATACACGCAAATAAAGAAGTAATTTTAAGTGCAGGAGCATTAAATACTCCGCAGATACTCATGTTATCTGGAATTGGGCCCAAAGAACATCTTGAATCGAAGGGTATTCAGACGATAGTGGATCTGCCTATGGTTGGCCAAAACCTAATAGATCATTTACTTTTCCCGATCACTGTATTCTCTAACGAACCGACCGAAAACTCTGAAGCCGACGACGAATTCGACAACCTTAAATACTTTCATAATCGCTCTGGTCCCTTAGCACAAATCGTTGTTTCGGACACATTCGCTTTTTATGCCACTAACGAGGATGCAAAATACCCCGAGTTTGAAGCTTTTGTTATAAGAAGGAGAAAGAACAGTACTGGCTTAAAAAAGGAGTTTGTCACTCTGTTTAGGTTCACAGATCACGTAGCAGACTCTATAGTAGAACTAAATCAAAATCACACACTCCATAGTTTCTTCCTCAGTTTATTACATCCGCTATCAAGTGGAACTATAACTTTAAGTTCCAATAACCCAAAGGATCCTCCACTCATTAATGCAAACTACTTCGCTGACGACAATGATTTGGAATTGATGGTATCAGGGATTCAAAAACTGCTTGAGCTTCTGGAcacagaatattttaaatctattggAGCTTTCTTGGGAAGAACAAAGACCCCGAATTGTGACGAATTGGAGTTAGGTAGTCGAGAGTACTGGAAATGCCAATGTCTAGATATTGTAAGTACAATGTTCCACCCGGTGAAGACGTGTAAGATGGGACAGCTTGAAAGTGACTCAGTAGTGAGCAGTCGGTTAAAAGTGCATGGGGTTGAAAATCTTCGCGTAGTGGACGCAAGTGTGATGCCAAATCATATAAGTGGTAACACAATGGCACCGTGCGCGATGGTTGCAGAAAGAGCTGCTGAATTAATAAAAGAAGATTACAATTTGTATTGA